Genomic segment of Levilactobacillus namurensis:
CCAAGACGGATTTCCCGACTCATGAAGGAACTGGATATCCACTCCGTTACCGTCAATAAATGGAAAGCGGCTTCGGCTTCCAAAACCAAGGTTGAACAGCGTCCCAACTTGCTTAAGCAGGATTTCTCGACCACTGGTTTAAATCAAAAATGGACCGCTGATATGACCTATATTCAAACGAAGCGTAATGGCTGGTGTTACTTATCAACCATCATGGACCTGCACTCACGACGGATTATCGGCTATTCGTTCTCAAAAAAGATGGCTACTGATTTAGTCTTAAAGGCCCTTGAAAGCGCGGTTAAAAATCGAACCATTACTGGGGACCTGATTATCCATACGGATTTAGGATCACAGTATACCAGCGATGATTACAATCAACGTTTAACTGAGCTACATATCCGCCACTCATACAGCCGTAAGGGTTGTCCGTATGATAATGGCAGATTGTAAAATTTAAGTTGAACATTTAAGTAGACAGAAAAACCCATCAAGGTCTTTAATGGTGTTACCACACAATCCATTAGAAAGAAGGACCTTGATGAGCACCACTATTTTATCATTCCAGAACCGTGTTGTCATTGAAACGCTTCATAAGGAAGGACGTTCCTTGCGATACATCGCTAACTACTTAGACTTTAGTAAGACCACCATCTTTAACGAACTTCACCGGCTAAATAGTGAGTACCAGGCTGGGCTAGCGCAAACTGACTTTGAACGAAAGGTTAGTCAACGGGGGCGGAAGTCTTCGCTCACTAAAAACCTTAAACACTTGATCGAGGAAAAGATTCAAGTCCAGAAGTGGTCCCCTGAACAAGTTGCCCATGTGGTGGGGATTGCCTACAAGACAGTCTATAACTGGATTGATCAAGGATGGCTTGATATACAGTTGCCCGATTTGCCTGATCATGGAATTCGTCGTCATCGTGCTAAAGAAAAGCGTGGTACGTTCAATCACGGCCGCTCCATTGAGGAGCGGCCTCATAAAGTCGAAACTCGCCAGGAATTCGGCCACTTTGAAGCTGATACCGTACTTTCTGGTAAACGTAAAGGTCAAGCTGTGGCTACTTTTGTGGAGCGTAAAAGTCGCCTGACAATTGTTAAACGGCTCCATGGTCGCGACAGTCAGTCCATGACTCAAGCCGTACTTGAACTAGCTAGTCAACTTCAAGACAAGCTCAAGACGCTTACTGTGGATCATGGTAAAGAGTTCGCTAACTACCAGACAATTGAACAGCTAACAGGTACTCAGGTTTATTTTGCCCATGCTTATTCACCACATGAACGCGGTAGTAATGAGAACCGTAACCGAGTTTTGCGACGGTTTATTCCCAAGGGACAAGCCATTGAAGAACTAAGTGATTACCAACTGGTTCAAATCAATTGGTATCTGAATTCACGGCCACTTAAATGTCTTAATTGGCATACACCAATCGAGATCTTCTTGCTTAATCTACGTCACTAAATTCGTTCAAGTTATTTCTTGCAATCTGCCTTATCCATTCAATGCCTTCCAATGAAATTAATTTGACTGTGCCGGTTTCCATTAAATATTCTTCGGGCATACTATTTGGGTGCCGCCTTAACCATAAGCTTACATATGATCGATCATGCCCTAGCTTGATACCGGCCTGAGATAAACTAATCCATTCGTGTTGTCTTGCCACATGCAGGTAACTCCTTTCTTAAATAATTAACTAAATTATAGCACCATTTGAACACACTTGTGTACATTTATTTTTACATTTACATTACAAGTGCATACCACCATCTTCATGCCGGTTCCGGGTTTGATGTTGCCGTTGTTTTTTGGTCATTTCCCACTCAGTCTCCTTTAAACCTTGCGCCTGTTTTTGCCGTTGGTAATCTTCATCACGGGCATATAGGGCGGTCATGATTGCGTTACTAAAGGCCGTCTTTAAGTAATAGTCTGGACTAACTGGCTTGTAGTTCAGTGGTTGATAATGTCCGATATTTGCTTTTCTGTACTGGTCGTCCTTGGCTTGTTGCCCTTTTAACTGTTTTTGGATTTTCTCAATCTGACTGTTCTTAATCGTTGGATCGACTTTACATTCACCCAAAAAGAGTTGTTTAGTGCCGTCATGCTTTAAAACCCGTTGTAAGTGATGATTCTCTAACTGATCTAAGCTAAGCTGTCCCGATAAATAAGCTAGTCCTTGTTGATGTTCTTGGGGACTGAACACCTGTGGTGGATTTGCTTGCCACTGTTCAATCGTTTCGGCCTGACATGGCTTTAAAACAGGATCATAGTACATCACGGCTGTATAGGCTTGTTCCTGTTTAATCAATGGCAATCCATCTAAATCACCTTTGGGAAAGGCCCTTTTCAATACTTCATGGTATTGCGTTTTAATGACTTGCTTAACGGCCATGATTGCCCGTAGATCTTTGACTGCGCGAGTAATCTTTTGCTGTTCGGTTGGTGAATATTTCTCTAGTAACCCTTGATCGACGTGTTCTAGACTTTCTAAGTTATCATCATGAATCATCAGCGTATATTTAAGCTCGATTTTGACTTCCTTTTCTTGTTGTATTAATAACTTCCAGCCAACGTATGGCCGTTTGGTAAAGGTCAATAATTGTTGGGCCGACAAATCATCACGAATGTTCATTAAACGTTCGTTTAATTCACTACCCTTGAAAACTGTTTGTTCGCTATCGGTTTCCTTAATTAATTCTCGTCTTTCAGCTTGCGTGGCCTGTTCAAAATCAAGCTCTGGATAAAGTTTTTTAGTCGTGCGATCAACTACTTTATTTAAGAGTTCATCTGCTTTTTTTAGTGAACTTTCTTGTT
This window contains:
- a CDS encoding IS3 family transposase; the protein is MPNPRCFQSSVLSLSIPTSKRRAEDADLKQRVLRIFAEFKQRYGVMKIHHELNLELQPLQRRCSPRRISRLMKELDIHSVTVNKWKAASASKTKVEQRPNLLKQDFSTTGLNQKWTADMTYIQTKRNGWCYLSTIMDLHSRRIIGYSFSKKMATDLVLKALESAVKNRTITGDLIIHTDLGSQYTSDDYNQRLTELHIRHSYSRKGCPYDNGRL
- a CDS encoding IS30 family transposase; its protein translation is MSTTILSFQNRVVIETLHKEGRSLRYIANYLDFSKTTIFNELHRLNSEYQAGLAQTDFERKVSQRGRKSSLTKNLKHLIEEKIQVQKWSPEQVAHVVGIAYKTVYNWIDQGWLDIQLPDLPDHGIRRHRAKEKRGTFNHGRSIEERPHKVETRQEFGHFEADTVLSGKRKGQAVATFVERKSRLTIVKRLHGRDSQSMTQAVLELASQLQDKLKTLTVDHGKEFANYQTIEQLTGTQVYFAHAYSPHERGSNENRNRVLRRFIPKGQAIEELSDYQLVQINWYLNSRPLKCLNWHTPIEIFLLNLRH
- the mobQ gene encoding MobQ family relaxase translates to MAIFHMSFSNISAGKGRSAIASAAYRSGEKLFDDKEGRHYFYARSVMPESFILTPKNAQEWASDREQLWNEVEKKDRKSNSRYAKEFNVALPVELSESEQKELLTKYVQENFVDEGMVADVAIHRDHPDNPHAHVMLTNRPFNPDGTWGQKTKTEYILDSNGNKTKTPAGNVRNRKIWLVDWDKKEKINQWRHNWAVSVNQVLEQKNIPDRISEKSFENQGIDEVPTQHEGINSKRHERKEFNQQVKDYRKAKASYKNNQEKVINRGHLDSLSKHFSFNEKRVVKELSHELKTYISLESLDDKRRMLFNWKNSTLIKHAVGEDVTKKLLTINQQESSLKKADELLNKVVDRTTKKLYPELDFEQATQAERRELIKETDSEQTVFKGSELNERLMNIRDDLSAQQLLTFTKRPYVGWKLLIQQEKEVKIELKYTLMIHDDNLESLEHVDQGLLEKYSPTEQQKITRAVKDLRAIMAVKQVIKTQYHEVLKRAFPKGDLDGLPLIKQEQAYTAVMYYDPVLKPCQAETIEQWQANPPQVFSPQEHQQGLAYLSGQLSLDQLENHHLQRVLKHDGTKQLFLGECKVDPTIKNSQIEKIQKQLKGQQAKDDQYRKANIGHYQPLNYKPVSPDYYLKTAFSNAIMTALYARDEDYQRQKQAQGLKETEWEMTKKQRQHQTRNRHEDGGMHL